A region of Fibrobacter succinogenes subsp. succinogenes S85 DNA encodes the following proteins:
- a CDS encoding NAD(P)H-hydrate dehydratase, whose translation MRNLDAASKEFLAKKTTSEPSEKDVIQSGYTLMQEAGLALFKFVKKRIGNDYGYHSGPFIAIFIGGGNNGGDGLVLAKHLLQAGIRAFVFSLAPASKFKNEAKLALDDFLQAGGELEESAKFVESFGKNLYSLRKTFPFVVDCMLGNGAKGELRSEYAKIVQIINESRLPVIAADAPTGYDSSLHICNNICVHAKETMLFGFPRLDAYTKEGGPAFGKAVVAQLNYPGEVIKQFDEKNYLITEDSISQLLPQRNEWGDKRHQGTAFIIAGSKDMPGAAALCTEAALRSGAGLVTLATTEAITPIIQAKLSEPVFCSLEDRAVENCRDDARSKNHGVLQPHHIPTLLDRAKHASAIAIGPGLSTNFGTFETVLALLPQLKAPTVIDADALNAIAMLDDAEPRCGMVFHDEKSKIQAVTEYLRSLQQPAILTPHVREFARLFGELPNSSMAIPSRLREIATNTNKVILLKGAPTYIASPDGNVYIIPVANSGMAKGGSGDVLSGIIVALLAQGLATPEAAVLGALLHQKAGRIAREELGAFSMLPSDIIKNLHKAFVQNNA comes from the coding sequence ATGCGTAATCTTGACGCAGCGTCAAAAGAATTTTTAGCAAAAAAGACAACGAGCGAACCTTCTGAAAAAGACGTTATCCAAAGCGGATACACGTTAATGCAAGAGGCCGGGCTTGCGCTATTCAAGTTCGTAAAAAAAAGAATAGGAAACGACTACGGCTACCATAGCGGTCCATTCATCGCCATTTTTATTGGTGGCGGGAACAATGGCGGAGACGGCCTCGTACTTGCGAAGCACCTGTTACAAGCAGGAATCAGAGCTTTCGTTTTCAGCCTCGCTCCAGCAAGCAAATTCAAGAATGAAGCCAAATTAGCGCTTGACGACTTTTTGCAAGCGGGCGGGGAACTTGAAGAATCCGCAAAGTTCGTTGAAAGTTTCGGGAAAAATCTTTATTCTCTTCGCAAAACTTTTCCGTTTGTCGTTGATTGCATGCTCGGCAACGGAGCCAAAGGAGAGCTCCGCTCTGAATATGCAAAGATTGTACAAATCATCAACGAAAGCAGACTCCCCGTTATAGCCGCAGATGCGCCAACCGGTTACGATTCCTCATTGCACATTTGCAACAACATTTGCGTTCATGCAAAAGAAACAATGTTGTTCGGATTTCCGCGTCTGGACGCTTACACAAAAGAAGGCGGTCCCGCATTCGGGAAAGCTGTCGTAGCCCAGCTGAACTACCCCGGCGAAGTCATCAAGCAATTTGATGAAAAGAATTACCTCATCACAGAAGATTCTATTTCGCAACTTTTACCCCAACGTAACGAATGGGGAGACAAGCGCCATCAAGGAACAGCGTTTATCATCGCAGGCTCCAAGGATATGCCGGGAGCAGCCGCGCTCTGCACAGAAGCAGCCCTCCGCAGCGGAGCAGGACTTGTCACGCTAGCTACGACCGAAGCGATTACCCCGATCATACAGGCCAAGCTTTCGGAACCTGTATTTTGCAGTCTTGAAGATAGAGCAGTCGAAAATTGCCGCGACGACGCTCGCAGCAAGAATCATGGAGTCCTGCAACCGCATCACATTCCAACTTTACTGGATCGAGCAAAACATGCAAGCGCAATAGCCATCGGGCCAGGGCTTTCAACAAACTTCGGCACGTTTGAAACAGTCCTCGCATTACTCCCGCAGCTCAAGGCTCCAACAGTCATTGACGCCGACGCCTTAAACGCAATTGCTATGTTGGATGACGCAGAACCCAGATGCGGTATGGTATTTCATGACGAGAAGTCAAAAATTCAGGCGGTCACCGAATACCTGCGCAGTTTACAGCAGCCCGCCATTTTGACACCTCACGTACGAGAATTCGCAAGACTCTTCGGAGAACTTCCAAACAGTAGCATGGCCATCCCGAGCCGCTTAAGAGAAATCGCAACAAATACAAATAAAGTCATTTTGCTAAAAGGCGCGCCAACGTATATTGCCTCGCCCGATGGAAACGTTTACATCATTCCTGTCGCAAATTCTGGGATGGCAAAAGGCGGCAGCGGAGACGTTCTTTCGGGAATTATCGTTGCACTCCTTGCACAAGGTTTGGCCACCCCCGAAGCAGCCGTACTCGGCGCGCTTTTGCACCAGAAAGCAGGCCGCATCGCCCGAGAAGAACTCGGCGCATTCAGCATGCTCCCCAGCGACATCATCAAGAATTTGCACAAAGCGTTTGTCCAAAACAACGCATAA
- the polA gene encoding DNA polymerase I: MAEKTLLLLDSFALAFRMFYAYSQNPLVNSKGEDVSMMHGYWGAVLRILAKHKPTHFAIARDVAHTKTFRHELYPDYKANRGPMPEEMAAQMPLLCESMEASGIPLLSEPGYEADDVMASAAEAAVNAGFDHVVIISKDKDMSQIVTDKIHLFHLEKGADGIDFGPQQVLEKYGIPPEKIRDYLALMGDSSDNVPGVPKVGPKTAIQLLTEYGDMDNIYANLDNIKKKGLHDNLANNKEQAFLSRELVTLQTKRAYHGNLDALEFCGLHSDTLEGIFREHEINSLIRLLENVPSKTGFVRKDDSDDSAAGSESNGTSDDASGDSSNSKVVKASFPADLPPTYICVDNDEVFEQMKKEFDEATEIGIDTETDGLDPMQCNIVGLCLAAAAKDGSVPKGYYIPLGHTDDIGFPYPAGKGGNFDFNATKKWFIDFWNDSCTLPGDISDSGSKQPDSAKRSLVFHNAKFDLHVLARTFGLTQKQIDSANIIDTLIAAWMLSPGQTGLGLDNQVMQLLQHEMIPIENLIGRGKKQITFNRTPIKDATEYGAEDAVYTLRLWAPLRAKLQKYDYEKYFFSQEMPLLKVLYQMEGVGAFVDTKILKKLQTDLEHRIEKLEKEICDMAGCEFNIGSPKQLGEVLFDTLGLPEIKKRSTDAAVLEELSFRSAHPIVFAVIEYRELKKMQSTYVSVLPTLVNPDTKRIHTSFIQWGTATGRLSSRDPNLQNIPVRSDLGKQIRAAFVPQNPNNVILAVDYSQIELRMLAHLSGDEALIESYKEGIDIHARTAAAINRVSLEDVTADMRRDAKVVNFGVLYGMTAFRLSRDLKIPMAQAKSFIDGYFEMYQGVQKFIDDTKAAAHRDGYVETLSGRRRYIAGIDSSDRMESQMAERMAVNTPVQGSAADLIKIAMIRIQKRINDENLPLRMMLQVHDELVFECPKDQVEALSAMVKSEMEGAMELKVPLVASVGFGKNWLEAH, encoded by the coding sequence ATGGCAGAAAAGACTTTATTACTTCTCGATTCTTTCGCACTCGCGTTCCGCATGTTCTACGCTTACAGCCAGAACCCACTCGTCAACAGCAAGGGCGAAGACGTTTCCATGATGCACGGCTACTGGGGCGCAGTTCTCCGCATTTTAGCAAAGCACAAGCCCACGCATTTTGCGATCGCCCGCGATGTCGCGCACACAAAGACTTTCCGCCACGAACTTTACCCGGACTATAAGGCCAATCGCGGCCCGATGCCCGAAGAAATGGCAGCCCAGATGCCGCTCCTTTGCGAATCAATGGAAGCGAGCGGCATCCCGCTTTTGTCAGAACCCGGCTACGAAGCCGATGACGTGATGGCAAGCGCCGCCGAAGCCGCCGTGAACGCCGGTTTCGACCACGTCGTGATTATCAGCAAAGACAAGGACATGTCGCAAATCGTGACTGACAAAATCCACCTATTCCATTTGGAAAAAGGCGCCGACGGCATTGATTTTGGACCGCAACAAGTCCTTGAAAAATACGGCATTCCGCCTGAAAAAATCCGCGACTATTTGGCACTCATGGGAGACTCGAGCGATAACGTTCCGGGCGTTCCAAAAGTTGGCCCAAAGACCGCCATTCAGTTGTTGACCGAATACGGCGACATGGACAACATTTACGCAAACCTCGACAACATCAAGAAGAAAGGTTTGCACGACAACCTCGCGAATAACAAGGAACAGGCATTCCTCAGCCGCGAACTCGTGACGTTACAGACAAAGCGCGCTTACCATGGCAACCTCGATGCCCTTGAATTTTGCGGTCTCCACAGCGATACGCTCGAAGGTATTTTTAGGGAACACGAAATCAACAGCCTCATTCGCCTGCTCGAAAACGTTCCGAGCAAGACCGGTTTTGTACGCAAAGACGACTCCGATGACTCCGCGGCAGGTTCCGAGAGCAACGGCACCTCCGATGATGCATCCGGCGACTCTAGCAACAGCAAAGTCGTAAAAGCAAGCTTCCCGGCGGACCTCCCGCCCACCTACATCTGCGTTGATAACGATGAAGTTTTTGAACAGATGAAAAAGGAATTTGACGAAGCGACCGAAATCGGCATCGACACCGAAACCGATGGACTTGACCCGATGCAATGCAACATTGTCGGGCTTTGCCTTGCCGCAGCCGCAAAAGACGGAAGCGTCCCCAAGGGATATTACATTCCGCTCGGCCATACCGACGATATCGGATTCCCTTACCCAGCCGGCAAGGGCGGCAACTTCGACTTTAACGCCACAAAGAAGTGGTTCATCGATTTTTGGAACGATTCTTGCACACTCCCCGGCGACATTTCCGACAGCGGATCCAAGCAGCCCGACAGCGCAAAGCGTTCCCTTGTATTCCACAACGCCAAATTCGACTTACACGTTCTCGCCCGCACCTTTGGACTCACGCAAAAGCAAATCGATTCCGCCAACATCATCGATACGCTCATCGCCGCATGGATGCTCTCGCCAGGCCAAACCGGGCTCGGTCTCGACAATCAGGTCATGCAGCTTTTGCAGCACGAGATGATCCCGATCGAGAATCTCATCGGACGCGGCAAGAAACAAATCACGTTCAACCGCACGCCCATCAAGGACGCGACCGAATACGGCGCCGAAGACGCCGTCTACACGCTCCGCCTCTGGGCTCCGCTCCGCGCCAAGCTCCAGAAGTACGACTACGAAAAGTACTTCTTCAGCCAGGAAATGCCGCTTCTCAAGGTGCTTTACCAGATGGAAGGTGTCGGTGCATTTGTCGACACGAAGATTCTCAAGAAATTGCAGACCGATTTGGAACACCGCATCGAAAAGCTCGAAAAAGAAATCTGCGACATGGCGGGTTGCGAATTTAACATTGGCTCTCCCAAGCAACTCGGTGAAGTGCTCTTTGACACGCTCGGACTCCCCGAAATCAAAAAGCGCAGCACCGATGCCGCCGTCCTTGAAGAACTCAGCTTCCGCAGCGCACACCCGATTGTTTTCGCCGTCATCGAGTACCGCGAACTCAAGAAGATGCAGAGCACCTACGTTTCCGTGCTCCCGACACTCGTGAATCCGGACACCAAGCGCATCCACACAAGCTTCATCCAGTGGGGTACAGCAACAGGCCGCCTCTCGAGCCGCGACCCGAACTTGCAAAACATCCCCGTCCGTAGCGATCTCGGCAAGCAAATCCGCGCCGCATTTGTGCCGCAGAACCCGAACAACGTGATTCTCGCGGTGGACTACTCGCAAATTGAACTCCGCATGCTTGCCCACCTGAGCGGAGATGAAGCGCTCATCGAAAGCTACAAGGAAGGCATCGACATCCACGCCCGCACGGCAGCCGCCATCAACCGCGTAAGCCTCGAAGACGTGACCGCCGACATGCGCCGCGACGCAAAGGTCGTGAACTTCGGCGTGCTCTACGGCATGACCGCCTTCCGCCTCTCCCGCGACCTGAAAATTCCGATGGCACAGGCCAAGAGCTTCATCGATGGCTACTTCGAAATGTACCAGGGCGTACAAAAGTTCATCGACGACACCAAGGCCGCCGCCCACCGCGATGGCTACGTTGAAACGCTTTCCGGCCGCCGCCGCTACATTGCAGGCATCGACAGTTCCGACCGCATGGAATCGCAAATGGCAGAGCGCATGGCCGTGAACACCCCCGTGCAAGGGAGCGCCGCCGACCTCATCAAGATTGCCATGATCCGCATCCAAAAGCGCATCAACGACGAGAACCTCCCGCTCCGCATGATGCTCCAGGTGCACGACGAACTCGTGTTCGAATGCCCGAAGGACCAGGTCGAAGCGCTTTCTGCCATGGTCAAGTCCGAAATGGAAGGAGCAATGGAACTTAAAGTTCCACTCGTCGCGAGCGTCGGATTCGGCAAAAACTGGTTAGAGGCGCATTAA
- a CDS encoding glycoside hydrolase family 5 protein has protein sequence MRLNTFGIACSSLLMAASAFAALPKATALVEPMGMGYNIGNTMEVPENPTAWGNPLPTAGYIKAIKAAGFNTVRIPCAWYSHSDALTKDIAANGGTADNGSYTHVGKAADFTTPTIDAAWLKQVKDVVDMVIAEGMYVVLNSHWDEGWLEDRVYEGTANPRSGSGDIANSSATTKARQAAFWSQIASYFKDYDEHLLFAGANEPGVNDPWGSSGQWVFDDSRMQILKGYYDAFITSVRSAGGNNDTRTLIVQAPRTEMDNAPMLSKNWPTDPAGDGYMMAEVHYYPYQYSLMTADEDWGKQFYYYTGLSSTNDKEHNMGWNVYSKSIDNSALGTPNQIAKAFGELKTMFCDKGIPVIIGELGAIKRTGQITDAANLKLHLQGRALFYGEVAKNAKANGIVPYVWDTGAEDDGNMTIITRQKGTYEILDPDVLNALQKAYGMEGNNKSNLDSLVKENEVPETADGKGVLITYTSKTADSSETGTLRINLSGTAKDLSKYVGLEIRMKGEVASAGPCTGASDGCGEYGWTSMDLFMMTGSAWAWFDASLLEQADQQLDATTFQTFKVLWTDFRTEPTGLNSANAIGLNLYGTQVSGTITVDYIKGIKADGSTVIIDDFDKKPSTEGTASSKIVAVSGSGSSAIKAVAAKATGLRLNVAQGSVTAMFNANRATRGTAMLMNSMGQVIAQKNFNAHVGANEVQLSTSARGAAVLIVKMGSQKSVQQVRLR, from the coding sequence ATGAGATTGAATACCTTTGGCATCGCATGCAGCTCGCTTCTCATGGCAGCATCAGCATTCGCCGCCCTCCCCAAGGCAACCGCATTGGTCGAACCGATGGGCATGGGTTATAATATCGGCAACACCATGGAAGTGCCGGAAAATCCGACAGCATGGGGTAACCCGCTCCCGACCGCAGGCTACATCAAGGCCATCAAGGCAGCCGGTTTCAACACCGTGCGTATTCCTTGCGCTTGGTATTCCCATTCTGACGCTCTTACCAAAGACATCGCCGCAAACGGCGGTACCGCAGACAACGGCAGTTACACCCACGTAGGCAAGGCCGCCGACTTTACCACCCCGACCATTGACGCCGCATGGCTCAAGCAGGTGAAGGACGTGGTGGACATGGTCATCGCCGAAGGCATGTACGTCGTCTTGAACTCCCACTGGGACGAAGGCTGGCTCGAAGACCGCGTTTATGAAGGCACGGCCAATCCGCGTAGCGGTTCCGGCGACATCGCCAACTCTTCCGCAACGACAAAGGCCCGTCAGGCCGCTTTCTGGTCTCAGATTGCTTCTTACTTCAAAGACTATGATGAACACCTCCTCTTCGCAGGCGCCAACGAACCGGGCGTGAACGACCCGTGGGGTTCCAGCGGACAGTGGGTATTCGACGACTCCCGTATGCAGATTTTGAAGGGCTACTACGACGCATTCATCACTTCCGTGCGTAGCGCAGGCGGCAACAACGACACCCGCACCTTGATTGTGCAGGCTCCGCGTACCGAAATGGACAACGCTCCGATGCTCAGCAAGAACTGGCCGACCGACCCGGCTGGCGATGGCTACATGATGGCCGAAGTCCACTATTATCCGTATCAGTACTCCCTCATGACCGCTGACGAAGATTGGGGCAAGCAGTTCTACTATTACACCGGACTTTCCAGCACGAATGACAAGGAACACAACATGGGCTGGAACGTTTACAGCAAGAGCATCGACAACTCCGCTCTCGGCACCCCGAACCAGATTGCAAAGGCTTTCGGCGAACTCAAGACGATGTTCTGCGACAAGGGCATTCCTGTAATTATCGGTGAACTCGGCGCCATCAAGCGCACCGGTCAGATTACCGACGCCGCAAACCTCAAGCTCCATTTGCAGGGCCGCGCCCTCTTCTACGGCGAAGTCGCTAAGAACGCCAAGGCTAACGGCATCGTTCCTTACGTTTGGGACACCGGTGCTGAAGACGACGGCAACATGACCATCATCACCCGCCAAAAGGGCACCTACGAAATTCTCGACCCGGATGTCTTGAACGCATTGCAGAAGGCATACGGCATGGAAGGCAACAACAAGAGCAACCTCGACAGCCTCGTCAAAGAAAACGAAGTTCCTGAAACCGCAGACGGCAAGGGCGTCCTCATCACCTACACGAGCAAGACCGCTGACTCTAGCGAAACCGGCACGCTCCGCATCAACCTCTCCGGCACCGCTAAGGATCTTTCCAAGTACGTCGGCCTCGAAATTCGCATGAAGGGCGAAGTCGCTTCTGCAGGTCCTTGCACTGGCGCAAGCGACGGCTGCGGCGAATACGGCTGGACCTCCATGGACCTCTTCATGATGACCGGCAGCGCATGGGCATGGTTCGACGCAAGCCTTTTGGAACAGGCCGACCAGCAGCTCGACGCCACCACATTCCAGACATTCAAGGTTTTGTGGACCGATTTCCGCACCGAACCCACGGGCCTCAACTCTGCTAACGCTATTGGTCTCAACCTCTACGGCACACAGGTTTCCGGCACCATCACGGTCGACTACATCAAGGGCATCAAGGCTGACGGCTCTACCGTTATCATCGATGACTTTGACAAGAAGCCCTCTACCGAAGGCACCGCTTCTAGCAAGATCGTCGCCGTCTCCGGTTCCGGCTCCTCCGCCATCAAGGCAGTCGCCGCCAAGGCAACGGGTCTCCGCCTGAACGTCGCTCAAGGCTCCGTCACGGCAATGTTCAATGCCAACAGAGCTACTCGCGGTACGGCTATGCTCATGAACTCCATGGGCCAGGTCATCGCTCAGAAGAACTTCAACGCCCACGTCGGTGCAAACGAAGTCCAGTTGAGCACAAGTGCACGCGGCGCTGCAGTCCTCATCGTCAAGATGGGCAGCCAGAAGAGCGTACAGCAAGTCCGCCTCCGCTAA